The following are encoded together in the bacterium genome:
- the nuoB gene encoding NADH-quinone oxidoreductase subunit NuoB, translating into MLKTLLTRMRFGNRTIAFPAEAPSLPDRYLGRPVIGPQPCAAGCRECVDVCPTTAISVADLHPALDLGRCIFCADCLRACPEGTIRFSRDPAMSASARGDLVVGHKAEAAMVRRLNHEMLRLFKRSLRLRQVSAGGCNGCEVEVNVLATIVYDIGRFGIQYVASPRHADGLLITGPVTENMKLALQKTYDAVPDPKIVIAVGACAIAGGPFIDHPQVHNGAAGVVPVDLYIPGCPPHPITILDGLLRLLGRMPARTPGV; encoded by the coding sequence ATGCTGAAGACTCTGCTCACTCGTATGAGATTCGGAAATCGCACGATCGCGTTTCCCGCGGAAGCGCCGTCCTTGCCCGATCGTTATCTCGGGCGCCCGGTCATCGGTCCGCAGCCGTGCGCGGCCGGCTGCCGCGAGTGTGTCGACGTCTGCCCGACGACGGCGATCTCCGTTGCGGACCTTCATCCGGCGCTGGATCTGGGGCGGTGCATCTTCTGCGCGGACTGCCTCCGCGCCTGTCCGGAGGGCACGATTCGGTTCTCCCGCGACCCGGCGATGTCAGCGTCGGCGCGCGGCGATCTGGTCGTCGGGCATAAAGCCGAAGCGGCCATGGTCAGACGCCTCAATCACGAGATGCTGCGATTGTTCAAACGATCGTTGCGGCTGCGGCAGGTCAGCGCCGGCGGGTGCAACGGCTGCGAAGTTGAGGTGAACGTTCTCGCCACCATCGTCTATGACATTGGCCGATTCGGCATTCAATATGTGGCGTCGCCAAGGCACGCCGATGGTCTGCTGATCACCGGCCCGGTGACGGAGAACATGAAGCTGGCGTTGCAGAAAACGTACGATGCGGTTCCCGACCCCAAAATCGTGATTGCCGTCGGGGCTTGCGCCATCGCCGGCGGCCCCTTTATCGACCATCCGCAGGTCCATAACGGCGCGGCCGGCGTCGTTCCGGTCGATCTCTACATTCCTGGTTGTCCGCCGCATCCGATTACGATCCTTGACGGCTTGCTGCGGCTGCTGGGAAGGATGCCGGCACGGACACCGGGTGTCTGA
- a CDS encoding dehydrogenase E1 component subunit alpha/beta: protein MSKPKRAPGGKSASGTDTLSVEQLLQLYRWIYTSRRVDDMERKLKTQSRVYFQISGAGHEAVLAALGLVARPGVDWFWGYYRDRALALALGLTPAEMLLDSVGAADGTSGGRSMPSHWSIPKANFVSRSSCTGTQFLEAVGCAQASRYLRNNPDAAKAVAKFHPDEFVYTSTGDGTTSQGEFWEALNAACLETKYGQLGVLFLIEDNGYAISVPKVQQTAGGSASKLLNGFVERGLLEIVEVDGTDPVECYNVFKGLEHRLRVEHKPCLVHAHVVRPYSHSESDDDKLYKTPEMREAEAARDPLKKFPAYLVREGVATEEQLQKLRDEVDAEINAAAEAALTARRPAKDTALLYVTSPDVDVRSDRFLSEPQFEEAEVTLIQGVNKTLHDEMKRDPRIVVFGEDVADVGLEELMQKVPGKGGVFKATIGLQKAYGSLRVYNSQLAEATIVGTSVGMAAHGLKPVAEIQFGDYIWPATMQIVNELAKIRWRSNNTWSAPAVIRVAVGGYLGGSGAPYHSQSIEGTFAHFPGLLIAFPSNALDAVGLLRTALRCEDPVLYLEHKRLYRQPILKSKYPGPEFTIPFGRGRIVREGADMTIVTYGATVLKSQQTAQKLEAEGISLEVIDLRTIVPWDQEIVAASVKKTNRVLVVHEDVKFVGFGAEIAAWITENCFEHLDAPVRRVGALDCPVSYGPEVEDAILPQNDDIEKAVRDLLAY, encoded by the coding sequence AGATTTCGGGCGCCGGCCATGAGGCGGTGCTGGCGGCGCTCGGGCTCGTGGCGCGTCCCGGCGTCGACTGGTTCTGGGGCTACTATCGCGACCGCGCGCTGGCGCTGGCGCTGGGGTTGACCCCGGCCGAGATGCTTCTCGACTCAGTGGGCGCCGCCGATGGCACAAGCGGCGGACGATCGATGCCCTCGCACTGGTCAATCCCCAAGGCGAATTTCGTCAGCCGTTCCTCCTGCACCGGCACGCAGTTTCTCGAGGCGGTCGGCTGTGCGCAGGCCTCTCGTTATCTGCGCAACAACCCCGACGCGGCCAAGGCCGTCGCGAAGTTTCACCCCGATGAATTTGTCTACACCTCCACCGGCGATGGCACCACTTCGCAGGGCGAGTTCTGGGAGGCCCTCAACGCCGCCTGTCTGGAAACCAAGTATGGCCAGCTGGGTGTCCTGTTCCTGATCGAGGACAACGGCTACGCCATCTCAGTGCCGAAGGTGCAGCAGACCGCCGGCGGCTCGGCCTCCAAGCTGCTGAATGGGTTTGTCGAGCGCGGGCTGCTGGAGATTGTCGAAGTCGACGGCACCGATCCGGTCGAGTGCTACAACGTCTTCAAGGGGCTGGAGCACCGGCTGCGCGTCGAGCACAAGCCCTGCCTGGTTCACGCGCATGTGGTGCGTCCGTATTCGCACTCCGAATCCGACGACGACAAGTTGTACAAGACGCCCGAGATGCGCGAGGCCGAGGCCGCGCGCGATCCGCTCAAGAAGTTCCCCGCCTATCTCGTCCGCGAGGGCGTGGCCACCGAGGAGCAGCTGCAGAAACTGCGCGATGAGGTGGATGCCGAGATCAACGCCGCCGCCGAGGCGGCGCTGACCGCGCGCCGTCCGGCGAAGGATACGGCGCTCCTGTATGTCACTTCGCCCGACGTTGATGTCCGCTCCGACCGCTTCCTGAGCGAGCCGCAATTCGAGGAGGCCGAAGTGACGCTGATTCAGGGCGTCAACAAGACCCTCCACGATGAGATGAAGCGCGACCCGCGCATCGTCGTCTTCGGCGAGGATGTCGCCGATGTCGGTCTGGAAGAGCTGATGCAGAAGGTCCCCGGCAAGGGGGGCGTGTTCAAGGCGACCATCGGACTGCAGAAGGCGTATGGCTCGCTGCGCGTCTACAATTCGCAGCTGGCCGAAGCGACCATCGTCGGCACCTCCGTCGGCATGGCGGCGCATGGCCTCAAGCCGGTCGCCGAGATTCAGTTCGGCGACTACATCTGGCCGGCCACGATGCAGATCGTCAACGAGCTGGCCAAGATCCGCTGGCGCTCCAACAACACCTGGTCGGCCCCGGCGGTCATCCGCGTCGCCGTCGGCGGCTATCTCGGCGGCTCCGGCGCGCCCTATCATTCGCAATCCATCGAAGGCACCTTCGCGCATTTCCCCGGGCTGCTCATCGCCTTCCCGTCGAATGCGCTCGATGCCGTCGGCCTCTTGCGCACCGCGTTGCGCTGCGAGGACCCGGTGCTCTACCTGGAGCACAAGCGCCTCTACCGTCAGCCGATTCTCAAGTCGAAGTACCCCGGCCCGGAGTTTACAATTCCCTTCGGACGCGGACGCATCGTGCGCGAAGGCGCCGACATGACCATCGTCACCTATGGCGCCACCGTGCTGAAGTCCCAGCAGACCGCGCAAAAACTCGAGGCCGAAGGAATCAGCCTCGAGGTCATCGACCTGCGCACCATCGTGCCGTGGGATCAGGAGATTGTCGCCGCCTCGGTAAAGAAGACCAACCGCGTGCTGGTGGTGCATGAAGACGTAAAGTTCGTCGGCTTCGGCGCCGAGATCGCCGCCTGGATCACCGAGAACTGCTTTGAGCATCTCGATGCCCCGGTGCGCCGCGTCGGCGCGCTCGACTGCCCGGTGTCATATGGCCCCGAGGTCGAGGACGCCATCCTGCCGCAGAACGACGACATCGAGAAGGCCGTCCGCGATCTGCTGGCGTATTAA
- a CDS encoding NADH-quinone oxidoreductase subunit C: MSASDFHVCQPGTVIDRRDIAPVVFDVFAETITSGVRDGDRLLALVAQPSGTGHRLYGVLTLRDQGALGVIATDVADSFPSLTRQCASAHLFEREIAETSGLRPDGHPWLKPVRFLRSPVGVTEFFAMSGADVHEVAVGPVHAGVIEPGHFRFACVGETVLHLEIALGYQHRGIEPALVGGPGLRTIHYMETLAGDTSVGHATAYCQNLETLAHRPAPPRGMMLRSVALELERLANHVGDLGALAGDVGFLPVASHCGRIRGEFLNLTSLICGNRLGRGIARPGGVGFDLDDGQIETLLRNLKRASEEARDALQLLWDSPSAMDRFETTGSLTAPLCRELGIVGPPARAAGLERDARLEFPSDLFRFAQIPVSLWQSGDVFARAYVRWLEIIRSSEFIAAQLAAAPPGPCRAPVGQLAPNALTVSLVEGWRGEICHVACTDDDGRFAWYKVVDPSFHNWQGLAMAMRNQPISDFPLCNKSFNLSYCGHDL, from the coding sequence ATGAGCGCGTCGGATTTCCATGTCTGTCAACCCGGGACCGTTATCGATCGGCGCGACATCGCGCCCGTCGTATTCGACGTGTTCGCTGAGACGATCACCAGCGGGGTCCGCGATGGCGATCGGTTGCTGGCGCTTGTCGCGCAACCGTCGGGAACCGGCCACCGGCTCTATGGCGTGCTGACGCTGCGCGATCAGGGCGCGTTGGGAGTCATCGCGACGGACGTGGCCGACTCGTTTCCTTCGCTGACTCGACAGTGTGCGTCGGCGCACCTGTTTGAACGCGAGATCGCCGAGACCTCGGGGCTTCGACCCGACGGACATCCATGGCTCAAACCCGTTCGTTTCCTGCGTTCGCCGGTCGGCGTCACAGAGTTCTTTGCGATGTCCGGGGCCGATGTGCATGAGGTCGCGGTCGGACCGGTGCACGCGGGCGTGATCGAGCCGGGTCACTTTCGCTTTGCCTGCGTGGGTGAGACGGTGCTCCATCTGGAGATTGCCCTGGGTTACCAGCATCGGGGCATCGAGCCGGCGCTGGTCGGCGGCCCGGGGCTCCGGACGATCCACTACATGGAGACGCTGGCCGGCGACACATCGGTGGGCCATGCCACGGCCTATTGCCAGAATCTCGAAACCCTGGCGCACCGCCCGGCGCCGCCGCGCGGCATGATGCTGCGCAGCGTTGCGCTCGAACTGGAGCGCCTGGCCAATCATGTGGGTGATCTGGGCGCGCTCGCCGGTGATGTCGGCTTTCTCCCGGTGGCATCGCATTGCGGACGAATTCGCGGCGAATTCCTGAACCTGACGTCGCTGATTTGCGGCAACCGCCTCGGGCGCGGCATCGCGCGGCCTGGCGGCGTCGGCTTCGATCTGGATGACGGCCAGATTGAAACACTCTTGCGCAACCTGAAGCGCGCCTCCGAGGAGGCGAGGGACGCGCTTCAACTGCTCTGGGATTCGCCGTCGGCGATGGACCGCTTCGAAACCACCGGCTCACTGACCGCGCCGCTTTGTCGCGAACTGGGAATCGTCGGACCGCCGGCGCGCGCGGCGGGGCTGGAACGGGACGCGCGTCTGGAATTCCCCTCCGACCTGTTCCGCTTCGCGCAGATTCCCGTGTCGCTTTGGCAGTCCGGCGACGTGTTCGCGCGTGCCTACGTGCGCTGGTTGGAGATTATTCGTTCCAGTGAGTTCATAGCCGCCCAGCTGGCGGCGGCTCCGCCGGGCCCCTGCCGGGCGCCGGTCGGTCAACTGGCGCCCAATGCGTTGACGGTTTCCCTCGTCGAAGGCTGGCGCGGCGAAATCTGTCACGTGGCGTGCACGGACGACGATGGACGATTTGCCTGGTACAAGGTCGTTGATCCGTCGTTCCACAATTGGCAGGGCCTGGCCATGGCCATGCGCAACCAGCCGATATCGGATTTCCCGCTCTGTAACAAGAGTTTCAACCTGTCGTATTGCGGCCATGACCTGTAG